From a single Terriglobia bacterium genomic region:
- a CDS encoding prepilin-type N-terminal cleavage/methylation domain-containing protein produces MGTDSKGFSLIELLIVVAIILIIAAIAIPNLLRSRIAANQASAVGSLRTYSTAEVTYASTYTSGYSATLGDLGPPAAGSMPTSTAAALVDSVLSGGSATAMGAVKSGYSFTYSPGPVVGGRIDTYEFWADPVTRGTTGQNSYYTDQSGVIRQNSNNTQASSADSPLAN; encoded by the coding sequence ATGGGGACAGATTCCAAAGGGTTTTCACTGATTGAACTGCTGATCGTCGTAGCGATCATCCTGATTATCGCTGCGATCGCGATCCCGAACCTGCTGCGCTCGAGGATTGCTGCCAACCAGGCGTCGGCGGTTGGATCGTTGAGAACTTACAGTACGGCCGAAGTCACCTATGCTTCGACTTATACCAGCGGCTACAGCGCAACTCTGGGTGACCTGGGCCCGCCGGCGGCAGGCAGCATGCCCACATCCACGGCTGCCGCGCTCGTGGACAGTGTGCTTTCGGGAGGCTCGGCAACGGCCATGGGAGCAGTGAAGAGCGGCTACAGCTTTACCTATTCGCCGGGACCGGTTGTTGGCGGACGGATTGACACCTATGAATTTTGGGCAGATCCGGTGACACGCGGAACCACCGGCCAAAATTCTTATTACACGGACCAGTCCGGCGTCATTCGCCAGAACTCGAACAACACTCAGGCAAGTTCGGCGGATTCGCCCCTCGCGAACTGA